One genomic region from Apodemus sylvaticus chromosome 1, mApoSyl1.1, whole genome shotgun sequence encodes:
- the LOC127665036 gene encoding cytochrome P450 2B1-like: MEPSVLLLLVLFMGFSVLLVRGHPKACGNFPPGLCALPFLGNLLQMDRGGLLNSFMQLREKYGDMFTVHLGPRPVVMLCGTDIIKEALVGQAETFSGRGTIVVVEPVFKDYDVIFANGKRWKTLGRFSLATMRDFGMGKRSVEERIQEEVPCLVEELRKSQGTPLDPTFIFQCITANIICSIVFGERFDYSDRQFLRLLELFYRTFSLISSLSSQVFELSSAVLKYFPGIHRQISKNLQEILDYIVQNVNKHKATLDPKAPWDFIDTYLLHMEKEKSKHHTEFHHQNLLMSVLSLFCTGTETTSTTLCYGFLLMLKYPHVAEKVQKEIDQVIGSHRLPALDDRTKMPYTDAVIHEIQRFSDLVPIGVPHRITKDTMLRGYLLPKNTEVYPILSSALHDSRYFEQPDAFNPEHFLDANGALKKNEAFMPFSTGEADL; encoded by the exons ATGGAGCCGAGTGTCTTGCTCCTTCTTGTTCTCTTCATGGGCTTCTCGGTACTCTTAGTCAGGGGACACCCAAAGGCCTGTGGCAACTTCCCACCAGGACTGTGTGCCCTGCCTTTCTTGGGCAACCTCTTGCAGATGGACAGAGGAGGCCTCCTCAATTCCTTCATGCAG CTTCGAGAAAAATATGGAGATATGTTCACGGTGCACCTGGGACCAAGGCCTGTGGTCATGCTCTGTGGGACAGACATCATAAAGGAGGCCCTGGTGGGCCAAGCTGAGACTTTCTCTGGCCGAGGGACGATTGTTGTGGTTGAGCCAGTCTTCAAGGACTACG ATGTGATCTTTGCCAATGGGAAACGTTGGAAGACCCTTGGGAGATTCTCTCTGGCCACCATGAGAGACTTTGGGATGGGAAAGAGGAGTGTGGAGGAGCGGATTCAAGAGGAAGTCCCATGTTTGGTGGAGGAACTGCGGAAATCCCAGG GAACCCCTCTGGACCCCACCTTCATCTTCCAGTGCATCACGGCCAACATCATCTGCTCCATTGTCTTTGGAGAGCGCTTTGACTACTCAGACCGCCAATTCCTGCGCCTGCTGGAGCTGTTCTATCGGACCTTTTCTCTCATAAGTTCATTGTCCAGTCAG GTCTTTGAGCTCTCCTCTGCTGTCCTGAAGTACTTTCCTGGTATCCATAGACAAATCTCCAAAAACCTGCAGGAAATCCTTGACTACATTGTTCAGAATGTGAATAAGCACAAGGCCACCTTGGACCCCAAAGCTCCATGGGACTTCATTGATACCTACCTTCTGCACATGGAAAAG GAGAAGTCCAAGCACCACACAGAGTTCCATCACCAGAACCTCCTGAtgtctgtgctctctctcttctGTACTGGAACTGAGACTACCAGCACCACTCTCTGCTATGGCTTCTTGCTCATGCTCAAGTACCCCCATGTTGCAG AGAAAGTCCAAAAGGAGATTGATCAGGTGATCGGCTCACACCGGCTGCCAGCCCTTGATGACCGCACCAAAATGCCATACACTGATGCAGTCATCCACGAGATTCAGAGATTTTCAGATCTTGTCCCTATTGGAGTGCCACACAGAATCACCAAGGACACCATGCTTCGAGGGTACCTGCTCCCCAAG AACACTGAGGTGTACCCTATCCTGAGTTCAGCTCTCCATGACTCACGGTACTTTGAACAACCAGATGCCTTCAATCCTGAGCACTTCCTGGATGCCAATGGGGcactgaagaaaaatgaagctTTTATGCCCTTCTCCACAGGTGAGGCAGACCTGTGA